From a region of the Corallococcus coralloides DSM 2259 genome:
- a CDS encoding 4a-hydroxytetrahydrobiopterin dehydratase, translating into MAYDRTLLSPDALQTFLTQHPAWKHEGGMIRRTYEAPSFLEGIAFVERVAKAAEAADHHPDIDIRWRKVTLALVTHDAGGLTPRDTALAAEADRLFSEGAAVR; encoded by the coding sequence ATGGCCTACGACCGCACGTTGCTCTCCCCGGATGCGCTCCAGACCTTCCTCACCCAGCACCCCGCCTGGAAGCACGAGGGTGGGATGATCCGCCGCACCTACGAAGCGCCTTCGTTCCTGGAGGGCATCGCCTTCGTGGAGCGCGTGGCGAAGGCCGCGGAGGCCGCGGACCACCACCCGGACATCGACATCCGGTGGCGCAAGGTGACGCTGGCGCTGGTGACGCACGACGCGGGCGGCCTCACGCCCCGCGACACCGCCCTGGCGGCGGAGGCGGACCGCCTCTTCAGCGAAGGGGCCGCCGTCCGGTGA
- a CDS encoding SDR family NAD(P)-dependent oxidoreductase, translating to MNVLVTGATGLIGNAIAQRLVKQGASVRALVRDLARASKLLPPSVRLIQGDVTSPGTLPAALHDVELVFHAAGMPEQWHRDDSIFDRVNRQGSVNVLSAAHAAKVRRVVYTSTMDVFAAPRGGELTEANIDPHPKPTVYERSKQEAERAVEAIRQQGLDVVFVNPAAVYGPSPVHVGLNSFFIQLLNKKAPLLPPGGMSVVHVDGCTDVHLAAAERGVNGERYLVSDQYVSTADLALAIHQAAGAGKPPAVAPVFLMEALARVSAPLARVFPFTPLVAPGQLSFMRWEARVNAAKAQRELAFRPTPLADGVAHTVAFLREQGHIPRA from the coding sequence ATGAACGTCCTCGTCACCGGGGCCACCGGCCTCATTGGCAATGCCATCGCGCAGCGGCTCGTGAAGCAGGGCGCCTCCGTCCGCGCGCTCGTGCGGGACCTGGCCCGCGCCTCGAAGCTGCTCCCGCCTTCCGTGCGGCTCATCCAGGGTGACGTCACGTCGCCGGGCACCCTGCCCGCCGCATTGCATGACGTGGAGCTCGTCTTCCACGCCGCGGGCATGCCGGAGCAGTGGCATCGGGACGACTCCATCTTCGACCGCGTGAACCGCCAGGGCAGCGTGAACGTCCTGTCCGCCGCGCACGCCGCGAAGGTGCGCCGCGTGGTCTACACGTCCACCATGGATGTCTTCGCCGCGCCCCGGGGCGGTGAGCTGACCGAAGCGAACATCGACCCGCACCCCAAGCCCACCGTCTACGAACGCTCCAAGCAGGAGGCCGAGCGCGCCGTGGAGGCCATCCGCCAGCAGGGCCTGGACGTCGTCTTCGTCAACCCGGCCGCCGTCTACGGCCCCAGCCCCGTGCACGTGGGGCTCAACTCCTTCTTCATCCAGTTGCTCAACAAGAAGGCCCCGCTGCTCCCGCCGGGCGGCATGTCCGTGGTCCACGTGGACGGCTGCACCGACGTGCACCTCGCCGCCGCCGAGCGCGGCGTCAACGGCGAGCGATACCTCGTCTCCGACCAGTACGTCAGCACCGCGGACCTCGCGCTCGCCATTCACCAGGCCGCCGGGGCCGGCAAGCCTCCCGCCGTCGCGCCTGTCTTCCTGATGGAGGCCCTGGCCCGTGTGTCCGCGCCGCTCGCGCGCGTGTTCCCCTTCACGCCGCTCGTCGCGCCCGGCCAGCTGTCCTTCATGCGCTGGGAGGCGCGCGTGAACGCGGCCAAGGCCCAGCGCGAGCTGGCCTTCCGCCCCACCCCGCTCGCGGACGGCGTGGCCCACACCGTGGCCTTCCTGCGGGAGCAGGGACATATCCCCCGCGCCTGA
- a CDS encoding Dabb family protein produces MFINLLRFRFRDGVPEEERARALEAISRTAKSEAVSFSVVGRDLGNPADGFTHAYCVGLADLSALRRYFDDPLHRAGDLLFLPLVGRLWRMALTDDADPALGEKIHAMHAEKMAGDPEWAALLSAIPDLQLQG; encoded by the coding sequence ATGTTCATCAACCTGCTGCGTTTCCGTTTCAGGGACGGTGTGCCGGAGGAGGAGAGGGCTCGGGCCCTGGAGGCCATCTCTCGCACGGCGAAGTCGGAGGCGGTCTCGTTCTCTGTCGTGGGACGGGACCTGGGAAATCCAGCCGACGGCTTCACCCACGCGTACTGCGTGGGCCTCGCGGACCTGTCCGCCCTGCGCCGTTACTTCGATGATCCCTTACACCGCGCGGGGGACCTGCTCTTCCTGCCGCTCGTGGGGAGGCTCTGGCGCATGGCCCTGACCGACGACGCCGACCCCGCGCTGGGCGAGAAGATCCACGCGATGCACGCGGAGAAGATGGCGGGCGACCCCGAGTGGGCCGCGCTGCTCTCGGCCATTCCCGACCTCCAGCTCCAGGGCTGA
- a CDS encoding NmrA/HSCARG family protein translates to MATKSEVVLVMGATGQQGGATARALLKDGWRVRALVRDPASARARELEAAGVELVRGDMGDRASLDRAVAGAYGVFSIQPSSAQASYGVTDDDEVRFGTSIADAAKAAGVEHFVYTSVLGLRPGTGVDHFETKWRIEEHVRASGLRATIVRPGTFMELLLVPDFGLTRGALQFFIQPEQPMQFIAGEDIGVLTARVFADPRTYVGTTLELAGDSLTGNALAEKIGRATGTSISYSRFPPEVLAASPMLRKLVKLFEDGFVFESADIPALRRLAPGLLTFDAWLERGGAAAIRERFAA, encoded by the coding sequence ATGGCGACGAAGAGCGAAGTCGTGTTGGTGATGGGAGCGACCGGACAGCAGGGCGGCGCGACGGCGCGGGCCTTGTTGAAGGACGGCTGGCGGGTCCGCGCGCTCGTGCGGGACCCGGCGAGCGCCAGGGCCCGGGAGCTTGAAGCGGCGGGCGTGGAGTTGGTGCGTGGGGACATGGGGGACCGCGCGTCGCTCGACCGTGCGGTCGCGGGGGCGTACGGCGTCTTCAGCATCCAGCCCAGCTCGGCACAGGCGAGCTACGGCGTCACGGACGACGACGAGGTCCGCTTCGGCACATCCATCGCGGACGCGGCGAAGGCGGCGGGCGTAGAGCACTTCGTCTACACGTCGGTGCTGGGGCTGCGTCCCGGCACGGGCGTGGACCACTTCGAGACCAAGTGGCGCATCGAGGAGCACGTCCGGGCCAGTGGCCTTCGCGCGACCATCGTGCGGCCGGGGACCTTCATGGAGCTGCTGCTGGTGCCGGACTTCGGCCTGACACGGGGGGCGCTCCAGTTCTTCATCCAGCCGGAGCAGCCCATGCAGTTCATCGCGGGGGAGGACATCGGCGTACTGACCGCGCGCGTGTTCGCGGATCCTCGCACGTACGTGGGGACCACGCTGGAGCTGGCGGGAGACTCGCTCACCGGCAACGCGCTCGCGGAGAAGATCGGCCGGGCCACCGGGACGTCCATCTCCTACTCACGGTTTCCGCCAGAGGTGCTTGCGGCGAGCCCGATGCTGCGCAAGCTCGTGAAGCTGTTCGAGGATGGCTTCGTGTTCGAGAGTGCGGACATCCCGGCGCTGCGGCGGCTGGCGCCGGGGCTGCTCACGTTCGATGCGTGGCTGGAGCGCGGGGGCGCCGCGGCGATCCGGGAGCGCTTCGCGGCATAG
- a CDS encoding winged helix-turn-helix transcriptional regulator → MLRRRKNKTPPLPPLCPLTECMRLLGGAWTANIVWRLSGDPRRFSELRSDIPRISAKVLSAKLRALEENGVLTRHAVASSPPSVEYALTPLGRELLPVIDTIVQVGMKLQRMQAAMPRSAPGSPRRPRAPATHRT, encoded by the coding sequence ATGCTCCGCCGCCGCAAGAACAAGACGCCGCCGTTGCCGCCGCTCTGCCCTCTCACGGAGTGCATGCGGCTTCTCGGCGGCGCGTGGACCGCGAACATCGTCTGGCGCCTCAGCGGAGACCCTCGCCGCTTCAGCGAGCTGCGCTCCGACATCCCGCGCATCTCCGCGAAGGTGCTCAGCGCGAAGCTGCGCGCGCTGGAGGAGAACGGCGTGCTCACGCGTCACGCCGTCGCCAGCTCACCGCCGTCGGTCGAATACGCGCTGACCCCGCTGGGCCGCGAACTGCTCCCGGTCATCGACACCATCGTCCAGGTGGGGATGAAGCTTCAGCGCATGCAGGCCGCTATGCCGCGAAGCGCTCCCGGATCGCCGCGGCGCCCCCGCGCTCCAGCCACGCATCGAACGTGA
- a CDS encoding DUF3574 domain-containing protein, producing MTAVASRLLLGLALVFGSGVTACGGDDGLDCKVGEPQYQTDLYFGRNRVNNEPVSEAEFQAFVDTVVTPRFQDGLTVYDANGQYQLESGELVHEQSKIIVLLHDGSAARSADIETIREEYKSQFDQESVLRIDSQPCVAF from the coding sequence ATGACCGCCGTTGCCTCACGGCTGTTGTTGGGGCTGGCCCTCGTGTTCGGGTCGGGCGTCACGGCATGTGGCGGTGATGACGGCCTGGATTGCAAGGTGGGAGAGCCGCAGTACCAGACGGACCTGTACTTCGGCCGGAACCGGGTGAACAACGAGCCCGTCAGTGAGGCCGAGTTCCAGGCCTTCGTGGACACGGTCGTCACGCCCCGCTTCCAGGACGGGCTGACCGTGTACGACGCCAACGGGCAGTACCAGCTGGAAAGCGGCGAACTGGTGCACGAGCAGAGCAAGATCATCGTGCTGCTGCACGACGGCAGCGCGGCACGCTCGGCGGACATCGAAACCATCCGCGAGGAGTACAAGAGCCAGTTCGACCAGGAGTCGGTGCTGCGCATCGACTCCCAGCCCTGCGTCGCGTTCTAG
- the nrfH gene encoding cytochrome c nitrite reductase small subunit → MLFASRTVLAVTLGIAIGVAVGLGGFTFAYAKGSSYLRDDPAACANCHIMNEQYDGWRKSSHHAVATCNDCHTPAGFLPKYYTKASNGFWHSFYFTTGTFPDPIRLRPGNRVVTENACRKCHASIVEAIETPPTGHGQVAPGEQLQCLTCHNSVGHPEGSGNPELIRKEIAR, encoded by the coding sequence GTGCTCTTCGCATCCCGCACCGTGCTGGCCGTGACCCTCGGGATTGCCATCGGTGTGGCGGTCGGTCTCGGCGGCTTCACCTTCGCGTACGCGAAGGGCTCGTCCTACCTGCGGGACGACCCTGCCGCCTGTGCCAACTGCCACATCATGAACGAGCAGTACGACGGCTGGCGCAAGAGCAGCCACCACGCGGTGGCCACCTGCAACGACTGCCACACGCCCGCGGGCTTCCTGCCCAAGTACTACACGAAGGCGAGCAACGGCTTCTGGCACTCCTTCTACTTCACCACCGGCACCTTCCCCGACCCCATCCGCCTGCGTCCGGGCAACCGCGTGGTGACGGAGAACGCGTGCCGCAAGTGCCATGCCTCCATCGTGGAGGCCATCGAGACGCCCCCCACGGGCCATGGGCAGGTGGCGCCCGGCGAGCAGCTCCAGTGCCTCACCTGCCACAACTCCGTGGGTCATCCCGAAGGGTCGGGAAACCCCGAGCTCATCCGTAAGGAGATTGCACGATGA
- a CDS encoding lipocalin-like domain-containing protein, with protein sequence MGRGLVIGVVLVLAALGVAVGVVLRDTEDTGPANTGGMTVASAMGGDGGTEGYARAMEPRPFHFPEDHGPHPDFRTEWWYWTGNLETQDGRAFGYQFTLFRSALSPEQPQRESGWGTRQVFMGHFTLTDVSAGKFHVTERFSRAAQGLAGADGAPFHVWLQDWDVRSEGTGGTWPMHLRAQGDGVTLELTLDEGKSPVLQGDKGLSQKGAERGNASYYYSMPRMPSRGTVSVDGQTVQVKGESWMDREWSTSALSGDQVGWDWFALQLSDGSELMLYQLRKKDGSKDTFSAGAYVPKTGEAVHLTADDMRLEPRGTWKSPRGGEYPAGWRVQVPKVSLELTVTPKLPDQELPVLVRYWEGAVTVDGKREGQPVQGRGYLEMTGYADVPRDEQTVRSRTP encoded by the coding sequence ATGGGGCGGGGACTCGTCATCGGAGTGGTGTTGGTGCTCGCCGCGCTGGGCGTGGCGGTGGGCGTGGTGCTGCGGGACACGGAGGACACCGGGCCCGCGAACACAGGCGGCATGACGGTCGCGTCCGCGATGGGTGGAGATGGCGGCACGGAGGGCTACGCGCGCGCGATGGAGCCCCGGCCCTTCCACTTCCCGGAGGACCACGGCCCCCACCCCGACTTCCGCACCGAGTGGTGGTACTGGACGGGAAATCTGGAGACGCAGGACGGACGGGCCTTCGGCTACCAGTTCACGCTGTTCCGCAGCGCGCTGTCGCCGGAGCAGCCCCAGCGCGAGTCCGGCTGGGGCACGCGGCAGGTGTTCATGGGGCACTTCACGCTGACGGACGTGAGCGCCGGGAAGTTCCACGTCACCGAGCGCTTCAGCCGCGCGGCACAGGGACTGGCGGGCGCGGACGGTGCGCCCTTCCATGTCTGGCTTCAGGACTGGGACGTGCGCAGCGAAGGCACGGGCGGCACGTGGCCCATGCACCTGCGCGCGCAGGGCGACGGGGTGACGCTGGAGCTGACGCTCGACGAGGGCAAGTCACCGGTGCTCCAGGGCGACAAGGGCTTGAGCCAGAAGGGCGCGGAGCGGGGCAACGCGTCCTACTACTACTCGATGCCGCGCATGCCTTCGCGGGGCACGGTGTCGGTGGATGGGCAGACGGTGCAGGTGAAGGGCGAGAGCTGGATGGACCGCGAGTGGAGCACCAGCGCGCTCAGCGGCGACCAGGTGGGCTGGGACTGGTTCGCGCTCCAGCTCTCCGACGGCAGCGAGCTGATGCTCTACCAACTGCGTAAGAAGGACGGCTCGAAGGACACCTTCAGCGCGGGCGCGTACGTCCCCAAGACGGGTGAGGCCGTGCACCTGACCGCCGACGACATGCGGTTGGAGCCCCGGGGCACCTGGAAGAGCCCTCGTGGCGGCGAGTACCCCGCGGGCTGGCGCGTCCAGGTTCCCAAGGTGTCGCTGGAGCTGACCGTGACGCCGAAGCTGCCGGACCAGGAGTTGCCGGTGCTGGTGCGCTACTGGGAGGGCGCGGTGACGGTGGACGGCAAGCGCGAGGGCCAGCCCGTGCAGGGACGCGGCTACCTGGAGATGACGGGGTACGCGGACGTGCCCCGGGATGAGCAGACCGTCCGCAGCCGCACGCCGTGA
- a CDS encoding TetR/AcrR family transcriptional regulator, with the protein MKKPDKVPVEDATGGAMRADARRNRERLLAAAHAVFSERGADASLNDVAKRAEVGIGTLYRHFESREALLAATCDEQLLTLAKESRERSEALPPLEALRVFLAELVHSAGMYKGLAASLGIVLKSHTAGCDATTAEGQRLLEAAQRAGEVRGDILLDDVVCMAMAISLAAAENSSDPKRIPRLTGMFFDGLRSRPEPRGARHR; encoded by the coding sequence ATGAAGAAGCCAGACAAAGTGCCGGTAGAGGACGCGACGGGCGGAGCCATGCGCGCGGATGCGCGGCGCAACCGGGAGCGGCTGCTCGCGGCGGCGCATGCCGTGTTCTCCGAGCGTGGCGCGGACGCGTCGCTCAACGACGTGGCGAAGCGGGCGGAGGTCGGCATCGGCACGCTCTACCGTCACTTCGAGTCGCGGGAGGCGCTCCTCGCAGCGACGTGTGACGAGCAACTCCTGACGCTCGCGAAGGAGAGTCGCGAGCGCTCGGAGGCCCTGCCCCCGCTCGAAGCGCTGCGCGTCTTCCTGGCGGAGCTCGTGCACTCCGCGGGCATGTACAAGGGGCTCGCGGCGTCGCTGGGCATCGTCCTCAAGAGCCACACCGCGGGCTGTGACGCGACGACGGCCGAGGGCCAGCGGCTGCTGGAGGCAGCCCAGCGCGCGGGCGAGGTGCGAGGCGACATCCTCCTGGATGACGTGGTGTGCATGGCGATGGCCATCTCCCTCGCCGCCGCGGAGAACTCCTCGGATCCCAAGCGCATCCCCCGCCTCACCGGGATGTTCTTCGACGGGCTGCGCTCCCGCCCCGAGCCCCGCGGAGCACGGCACCGCTGA
- a CDS encoding ammonia-forming cytochrome c nitrite reductase subunit c552: MTEPEKAPEKRRLFSGIKLVVAVAVVAALASAGVTALLVNIMERKQEAKNPFYRVVELDDTITDPAVWGKNFPLQYDGYKRTVDQKRTRYGGSEAVARTPTQADPRSVVAQSRLEEDPRLVTMWSGYAFATDFREERGHAHMLEDQVFTQRQQVTQQPGTCIHCHGSVYVPYKKLGDGDLIKGFEKMNQMPFAEARKLVEHPVSCIDCHDPTTMQLRVTRPGFIEGIAALKASQGVPGFKVNQDATRQEMRTYVCGQCHVEYYFKGKEKRLTYPWAKGINIEQIMAYYDEDGHADWTHALTGAKVLKAQHPEFEMYNQGIHAKSGVACADCHMPYQREGAMKISDHHVRSPLLNINRACQTCHKWSEAELLNRAETIQTRTFQTRNIAMDALVDLIHDLESAQKAGAPEESLAKARDLQKRAQFYLDFVEAENSMGFHADQEAVRILSNSINFSRLGQNALRPGGGASTAPDQRPAGAPTPGSAGAPQGSK; the protein is encoded by the coding sequence ATGACCGAGCCCGAGAAGGCTCCGGAGAAGCGCCGGCTGTTCAGCGGCATCAAGCTCGTGGTGGCGGTCGCGGTGGTGGCGGCGCTGGCCTCGGCGGGCGTCACCGCCCTCCTGGTCAACATCATGGAGCGCAAGCAGGAGGCGAAGAACCCCTTCTACCGGGTGGTGGAGCTCGACGACACCATCACGGACCCCGCCGTGTGGGGGAAGAACTTCCCGCTGCAGTACGACGGCTACAAGCGCACGGTGGACCAGAAGCGCACCCGCTACGGCGGCAGCGAGGCCGTGGCGCGCACGCCCACCCAGGCGGATCCCCGCTCGGTGGTGGCGCAGAGCCGGCTGGAGGAGGACCCCCGCCTGGTCACCATGTGGAGCGGCTACGCCTTCGCCACCGACTTCCGCGAGGAGCGCGGCCACGCGCACATGCTGGAGGATCAGGTCTTCACCCAGCGGCAGCAGGTGACGCAGCAGCCGGGCACCTGCATCCACTGCCACGGCAGCGTGTACGTGCCCTACAAGAAGCTGGGGGACGGGGACCTCATCAAGGGCTTTGAGAAGATGAATCAGATGCCCTTCGCCGAGGCGCGCAAGCTCGTGGAGCACCCGGTGTCCTGCATCGACTGCCACGACCCCACGACCATGCAGCTGCGCGTCACGCGCCCCGGCTTCATCGAGGGCATCGCCGCGCTCAAGGCCAGCCAGGGCGTGCCCGGCTTCAAGGTGAACCAGGACGCCACCCGCCAGGAGATGCGCACGTACGTGTGCGGGCAGTGCCACGTCGAGTACTACTTCAAGGGCAAGGAGAAGCGCCTCACGTACCCCTGGGCCAAGGGCATCAACATCGAGCAGATCATGGCCTACTACGACGAGGACGGGCACGCCGACTGGACCCACGCGCTCACCGGCGCGAAGGTCCTCAAGGCGCAGCACCCCGAGTTCGAGATGTACAACCAGGGCATCCACGCGAAGAGCGGCGTGGCGTGCGCGGACTGCCACATGCCCTACCAGCGCGAGGGGGCGATGAAGATCAGCGACCACCACGTGCGCAGCCCGCTGCTCAACATCAACCGCGCCTGTCAGACCTGCCACAAGTGGAGCGAGGCGGAGCTGCTCAACCGCGCGGAGACCATCCAGACGCGCACCTTCCAGACGCGCAACATCGCCATGGACGCGCTGGTGGACCTCATCCACGACCTCGAGAGCGCCCAGAAGGCGGGAGCGCCCGAGGAGTCCCTGGCCAAGGCGCGCGACCTGCAGAAGCGCGCCCAGTTCTACCTGGACTTCGTGGAGGCGGAGAACTCCATGGGCTTCCACGCGGACCAGGAGGCGGTGCGCATCCTGAGCAACTCCATCAACTTCTCACGCCTGGGCCAGAACGCGCTGCGCCCTGGCGGCGGGGCCTCCACCGCCCCGGACCAGCGGCCCGCGGGAGCGCCCACCCCCGGAAGTGCGGGCGCTCCGCAGGGCTCGAAGTAG
- the glpK gene encoding glycerol kinase GlpK: MAKAKYVLALDQGTTGTHVSILDTRLQVVGRSYKELPQHFPKPSWVEHDLIDIWNTSEWCIARALKDAGLTGRDIAVVGITNQRETTGLWDRETSEPLARAIVWQDRRTADICQRLKAQGVEPRVREVTGLVLDPYFSGTKLTWLFQHLKGAKKRAERGDVCFGTMDSWLVHKLTGGVAHVTDVSNASRTLLMDLRTLNWDDELCSLLGVPRACLPEIRGNAEVYGTTRGMRSLPDGILVAGMAGDQQAALFGQACFEPGESKCTYGTGAFLLMNTGTQPVRSTAGLLTTVAWKLGNTTNYALEGSSFIAGAAVQWLRDGLKVIKKAPDVEALAASVKDSGDVVFVPALAGLGAPHWRPEARGLFAGIDRSTTVAHLARATLEGVALQIHDLAEAMRKDSGRNIPVFKADGGAAANNLLMQYQADLLGVPVVRPRNLETTSLGAAFLGGLGAGVWTSPDAIRRAWKADKTFKPKMKPEVRARHLEKWKQAVSRA, translated from the coding sequence ATGGCGAAGGCGAAATACGTCCTGGCGCTGGACCAGGGCACCACGGGGACCCACGTCTCCATCCTCGATACCCGGTTGCAGGTGGTGGGCCGCTCCTACAAGGAGCTGCCCCAGCACTTCCCCAAGCCGTCGTGGGTGGAGCACGACCTGATCGACATCTGGAACACCAGCGAGTGGTGCATCGCGCGCGCGCTCAAGGACGCGGGCCTCACCGGCCGCGACATCGCCGTGGTGGGCATCACCAACCAGCGGGAGACGACGGGCCTGTGGGACCGGGAGACCTCCGAGCCCCTGGCGCGCGCCATCGTCTGGCAGGACCGCCGCACCGCGGACATCTGTCAGCGGCTCAAGGCGCAAGGAGTGGAGCCCCGCGTGCGGGAGGTGACGGGCCTGGTGCTGGACCCCTACTTCTCCGGCACCAAGCTCACCTGGCTCTTCCAGCACCTCAAGGGCGCGAAGAAGCGCGCCGAGCGCGGCGACGTGTGCTTCGGCACCATGGACTCGTGGCTCGTCCACAAGCTCACCGGCGGCGTCGCCCACGTCACGGACGTGTCCAACGCCAGCCGCACGCTGCTCATGGACCTGCGCACGCTCAACTGGGATGACGAGCTGTGCTCGCTCCTGGGCGTGCCGCGCGCGTGCCTGCCGGAAATCCGGGGCAACGCGGAGGTGTACGGCACCACGCGCGGCATGCGCAGCCTGCCAGACGGCATCCTCGTCGCGGGCATGGCCGGCGACCAGCAGGCGGCCCTCTTCGGGCAGGCGTGCTTCGAGCCCGGCGAATCCAAGTGCACCTACGGCACCGGCGCCTTCCTGCTCATGAACACCGGCACGCAGCCGGTGCGCTCCACCGCGGGGCTGCTCACCACCGTGGCGTGGAAGCTGGGCAACACCACGAACTACGCGCTGGAGGGCAGCTCCTTCATCGCGGGCGCCGCCGTGCAGTGGCTGCGTGACGGCCTCAAGGTCATCAAGAAGGCCCCCGACGTGGAGGCGCTGGCCGCCAGCGTGAAGGACTCCGGCGACGTCGTCTTCGTCCCGGCGCTCGCGGGCCTGGGCGCGCCGCACTGGCGCCCGGAGGCGCGCGGCCTGTTCGCCGGCATCGACCGCTCCACCACCGTGGCGCACCTGGCGCGCGCGACGCTGGAGGGCGTGGCCCTTCAAATCCACGACCTGGCGGAGGCCATGCGCAAGGACAGTGGGCGGAACATCCCCGTCTTCAAGGCGGACGGCGGCGCCGCGGCCAACAACCTGCTCATGCAGTACCAGGCGGACCTCCTGGGCGTGCCGGTGGTCCGCCCGCGCAACCTGGAGACCACGTCCCTGGGCGCGGCCTTCCTGGGCGGCCTGGGTGCGGGCGTGTGGACCAGCCCGGACGCCATCCGCCGCGCGTGGAAGGCGGACAAGACCTTCAAGCCAAAGATGAAGCCGGAGGTGCGCGCGCGCCACCTGGAAAAGTGGAAGCAGGCGGTTTCGCGCGCGTGA
- a CDS encoding DUF6194 family protein, protein MTGAISLEALAEYIQDAFRDVHVDTSTPDLFFFAGDERKFPFATIVTRDTEFDHHSELDRDGVFRLNLGVSKESFQKLFPELDPNVDYTDLDVLLPHPAYARMFWLSVLNPSHETLRLLRPYLKEAHDLQVKRAARG, encoded by the coding sequence ATGACAGGAGCCATCAGCCTGGAAGCGCTGGCGGAGTACATCCAGGACGCGTTCAGGGACGTGCACGTGGACACCTCTACGCCTGACCTCTTCTTCTTCGCGGGGGACGAGCGGAAGTTCCCCTTCGCGACCATCGTCACGCGGGACACCGAGTTCGACCATCACTCGGAGCTGGACCGCGACGGTGTGTTCCGGCTGAACCTGGGCGTGAGCAAGGAGAGCTTCCAGAAGCTGTTCCCGGAGCTCGACCCGAACGTGGACTACACGGACCTGGACGTGCTCCTGCCGCACCCGGCCTACGCGCGCATGTTCTGGCTGAGCGTGCTCAACCCCAGCCACGAAACGCTCCGGCTGCTGCGCCCGTACCTGAAGGAGGCCCACGACCTCCAGGTGAAGCGGGCCGCCCGGGGCTGA